The genomic segment TGTCAATCTCCTGCTGGGCAAAAACCTCCGGAAGATTTCTCCCGGAACGGCTTACAAAATTCCGCCGAACGGAACGACGCCCCATTCGAATATCAACGTGACCGATGAACCGCTGAAACTGTTCTGGCTTATGAGGGTCCCGTAAATAAATACTGCGGTGTCAATTATTACGGCAGGAGGAACATGTGATAAAGCGAATTTCCGTTCTTTGTCTTGTGTATCTTTGCCTGGCTGCGTATCCGGTCAAAGGACAGACGGTTGATTACAGCCAGCTCGACCCGAAACCGTACGATCCTAAAACAGACCCCCACATCGATATGTTCATATCGACATGGAGAGAGTCTGTTCCACGGCAAACGTACGGCCAGCTAATCGAGCGTGATATATTCACTCCTTGCCAGGGCGATCTGATTCACCCCGCAACAAGGGGAGCCGTTCTGGAATATGTCAGACGGTTTACGTACGGAACGCTCGACAGGCATAAATCCACAACGCCTGCAACGCTCAAGGGCGAGCAGGTGATATTTTACATCGTTTCGGGACAGGGAACAATCAAGGCCGGAAAGAAAACAGCCGATCTCCATGAGGGTGTCGGTGTTCTCATGCCGGAGGGGCTCGAATTCAGCATGACAAATACGGCTGAAGACCCGCTCGCGATGTATATCATTGCCGAACCGGTTCCCGATGGTTTCGTGCCGAGCCCGGAGATGCTGGTAAAAGACGAGAACACCATACCTGTCGGCACCACACAGTCTCACTGGAGCCATATCACCCGGCCATTATTTTACCACCAGAAAGAGCTTGCAACGCTTGCCGGTATGTCACCGGTATGGTTCGATCCCATGACACTCGGCCAAGCCCACAGTCATGGCAAAGGTCAGGAAGAGATCTGGTTCGTGTTAAAAGGCGATGTTATTGTCCATCTGGGCAAGGAAATACGGCGGCTGTCACCCGGTTATGCTTATAAAATTCCTCCCGACGGTAAAACACCGCACTCGAATATCAACGTATCCGATGATCAGATCAAGCTCTTCTGGTTCATGGTGAATAAAACGCAATGAAGCCGTTATGACTTGTTTGTCGAGAATAACCCGGAGGATAAACGGATGATACATAAGCGATATGTACTGTTCATGGGATTTCTGTTTATTGTCTCCTCTCTGGTTTTTGCTCAGAATCCTGAATCATACAGCCAGCTCGACCCGAAACCGTACGACCCGAAGGTCGATGCCAATATCGACCTCTACATGGGCAACTGGAAGGAGTCGATGCCCTTTCGAACGCACGGCTCCCTTATCGAACGTGATGTCCTCACCAGGGGCGACCCGATGAAGCCAACAAGGAGAGGGGCTGTCCTCAAGTACGTGAACCGCTTCACTCACGCGACGCTCGATAGCCGTGCTTCGACAACCCCGGTAACGCTCACCGGCGAACAGGAGATTTTCTACATCATCTCCGGTAACGGGACTGTCACTGCGGGTAAGAAAACCGCGGAGCTTTACAGCGGTGTTGCCGTGCTCATGCCTGCGAATCTCGAATTCACCATGAAGAACACCGGCGATGCCCCACTGACCATGTATCTCGTCGCGGAGCCCTGTCCCGAGGGATTCCGTCCGAACAAAGACATGCTCGTCGTGGATGAAAATACACTCCCGGTGTCATCGTCAAACGCCCACTGGGTCGGGATCGTCCAACAGCATTTCACCGCGAAGGACGGCCTCGGAACGCTCGAATCGGTGCTGACCTGCTCGTTCGATCCCATGACATTCTTTCAGCCGCACAGCCATGATGCCACAACAGAGGAAGTCTGGGTAACGATAGACGACGATATCCATGTCCTGCTCGGCAAACAGATTCGACTCCAGCCGCCGGGAACCGCATACATGATACCGCCCGATGGCAAAACACCGCATGCCAACTTCAATGTTTCAGACAGGATAGTGAAGATGTTCTATTTCGCCCGGTACCGTGATCATGAGGTGAGGAAGTAGCATGGTTTCGGCAGAAGAACAAGGCACTTTATCGCCGAATAACTTCACCTTTTTAAGGTGCTGTTTATTGTTGCTTTACCTGATGGCATAATTTGGCCCGACCTATTCACAAGATTCAATAGAACACGGATTAACGCGGACCGGGCGGATTTTTGCGGATTTGTTTTTGTACCTGATCTATGCAATACTGTAGGGGTAATTCATGAATTACCCCTATTCTGTGTCTTCGTGTTGAAATTTTTTCATGAATAACCCTCATGACTATAAATAGTCACAACGAAGGATGAAAAATGTATGCAGGCTGTATATGGATTCCCGATTAAAGATTCGGGAATGACGGCGGTACAGGGACTCCAGGCACATGGCCGGGACTTCCCCACAGGAAACCGTCGATACATTTTCAGATAAACCCGAGTTAGCTTCGCGAGCAAAGAGAGCGTCCATTGGAACGTCTGGTATTGCCGTGATGCAGGAAGATTACTCAACAATGTCCTCCAACATACTCAAGACAGCCTGTTTCAACACAGGAATGTCTCGTTGCACAACGTCCCAGATCCTCTCCATATCCACACCCAGATAGTTATGAACAAGTACATTCCTGAATGCCACAATACGAGCCCATTCAATTTCAGGATGAGTTGCCTTCAGTCCCTCTGAAAGACGTTGTGTTGCTTCTGTCATCGTTTGAAGATTCCGTAAAACCGCATCCTGAAGTGTATGTGATGCCATAAATCTATCCCTGCCTCCGGCAATGTTCTCCTGGACACGATGGATACACTCCTTGATGTGCTTGAGATAGACGGTATCATCTTTCATATCGGTACAGCCTCCCGTAACACACTGTCACGGATATCCGGATTAAGTGCTTTCTCCGTCACAATTTCGACTCTGCGACCGAGGAGTTGTTCAAGCTCCATGATGAGACCCGCAGGGAACCACGAAGATGTATGCGGACCGACATCGATGAGTAGGTCGACATCACTTTCAGTACCTGCTTCCCCCCGGACACTGGAGCCAAAGAGTCGTATGTTTAATGCTCCATGTCTGGAAGCTATCAGCCGGATTTCATCACTTTTTGAATGTAGGATTTCCTGTATTGTCATTTTATATTCCTTTATAATTGGTCTTTCAGCATATCATTAGTATTTAATCGACCCTTTCTGTCCTGTTATGAAAAATCCATTCGCTTCCAAGAGTCGGACAAG from the bacterium genome contains:
- a CDS encoding cupin domain-containing protein, producing MIKRISVLCLVYLCLAAYPVKGQTVDYSQLDPKPYDPKTDPHIDMFISTWRESVPRQTYGQLIERDIFTPCQGDLIHPATRGAVLEYVRRFTYGTLDRHKSTTPATLKGEQVIFYIVSGQGTIKAGKKTADLHEGVGVLMPEGLEFSMTNTAEDPLAMYIIAEPVPDGFVPSPEMLVKDENTIPVGTTQSHWSHITRPLFYHQKELATLAGMSPVWFDPMTLGQAHSHGKGQEEIWFVLKGDVIVHLGKEIRRLSPGYAYKIPPDGKTPHSNINVSDDQIKLFWFMVNKTQ
- a CDS encoding cupin domain-containing protein, coding for MIHKRYVLFMGFLFIVSSLVFAQNPESYSQLDPKPYDPKVDANIDLYMGNWKESMPFRTHGSLIERDVLTRGDPMKPTRRGAVLKYVNRFTHATLDSRASTTPVTLTGEQEIFYIISGNGTVTAGKKTAELYSGVAVLMPANLEFTMKNTGDAPLTMYLVAEPCPEGFRPNKDMLVVDENTLPVSSSNAHWVGIVQQHFTAKDGLGTLESVLTCSFDPMTFFQPHSHDATTEEVWVTIDDDIHVLLGKQIRLQPPGTAYMIPPDGKTPHANFNVSDRIVKMFYFARYRDHEVRK
- a CDS encoding DUF86 domain-containing protein; translated protein: MKDDTVYLKHIKECIHRVQENIAGGRDRFMASHTLQDAVLRNLQTMTEATQRLSEGLKATHPEIEWARIVAFRNVLVHNYLGVDMERIWDVVQRDIPVLKQAVLSMLEDIVE
- a CDS encoding nucleotidyltransferase family protein, producing MTIQEILHSKSDEIRLIASRHGALNIRLFGSSVRGEAGTESDVDLLIDVGPHTSSWFPAGLIMELEQLLGRRVEIVTEKALNPDIRDSVLREAVPI